One genomic window of Methanosarcina acetivorans C2A includes the following:
- a CDS encoding MoaD/ThiS family protein, with the protein MSKKVHVQIQAGALCGAMEEISEQTVEIGENFTYENLLDILGINEGTVIVLNEGNAVPLDGIISSDKLTIMRVVSGG; encoded by the coding sequence GTGAGTAAAAAAGTACACGTACAAATCCAGGCTGGAGCTCTTTGTGGAGCAATGGAAGAGATTTCTGAGCAGACCGTAGAAATCGGTGAGAACTTCACCTACGAAAATCTGCTCGATATATTGGGAATAAATGAGGGAACTGTAATCGTATTAAACGAAGGTAATGCTGTTCCTCTTGACGGGATAATAAGTTCCGACAAACTTACGATCATGAGAGTTGTTTCAGGGGGTTGA
- a CDS encoding DUF3795 domain-containing protein → MKFMDLRELRELTAPCGLDCFNCPCYLANDNEELRKQIMSFSGLPYEEASCEGCQKENGNCLRFIQKEGPCKAYKCVSSKGIKSCAGCSDFPCDNLYPYADCASILPHNIKIYNLALIRKMGLEKWAQEKAKLVRETYFTQKFDV, encoded by the coding sequence ATGAAGTTTATGGATTTGAGAGAATTGAGAGAGTTAACCGCACCATGCGGTTTGGATTGTTTTAATTGTCCTTGTTATCTGGCAAATGATAATGAAGAGCTCAGAAAACAAATAATGTCATTTTCGGGTCTTCCATATGAGGAAGCTTCTTGTGAAGGATGCCAAAAAGAAAACGGGAATTGCCTGCGTTTCATCCAGAAGGAAGGACCCTGTAAGGCATATAAATGTGTCAGTTCGAAAGGCATTAAATCGTGTGCTGGTTGCTCTGATTTCCCCTGTGATAACCTTTATCCCTATGCAGACTGTGCATCGATACTTCCGCATAATATAAAGATTTATAATCTGGCCCTGATCAGAAAGATGGGCTTGGAAAAATGGGCTCAAGAAAAAGCAAAGCTTGTAAGAGAGACATACTTCACTCAAAAATTTGACGTTTAG